The following nucleotide sequence is from Candidatus Cloacimonadota bacterium.
GCTTCTCAAGCTTTATATAGTGCAATTTTCCACTCTATCTCAGGATTTTGTAATGCAGGATTTTCCTTATTTACAGATTCTCTAATGGGTTATGTTGACAATCCTTTGGTAAATTTTACACTAACGGGATTGATTCTATTGGGTGGACTCGGTTTTGCTGTGATGATCGATCTTTATCGCTATGTGTTTAAGCTCGATAGAGTTAGGAAACTCACTTTGCACTCCAAGATAGTGTTATTAGTATCCTCATTATTGATCCTTGTAGGGTTTATTAGCGTGTATGTGGCAGAGTATAACGGCTTGATGAATGGCTTTACTGTAAGTAAAAGGATGCTAAGCTCATGGTTCCAATCTGTAACTGCACGTACTGCCGGATTTAACACATTGGATATTACCAGGCTTAGTCCGGCATCTATCCTTGTGTTTTTAGGGCTTATGTTCATTGGGGCTTCTCCCGGTTCAACTGGTGGAGGTATAAAAACTACAACATTTGCGGTCTTGCTACTTTCGGTAACCAGCATGTTGCGAGGACGTCGTGAACTAAGCATGTACAATCGGAAAATTGCTATTTCTAACTTTCGAGAAGCTACCAGCCTGATAATACTATCGTCAGGAATAATATTTCTTGTAGTGTTCGGGCTTTTTATGGTAGAGAGTTTTCCTTTTGAGAAAATAATCTTTGAGGCTATTTCAGCTTTTGGCACGGTTGGGCTTTCGATGGGCATAACAGATAAACTGGGAGCTGCCGGAAAGCTTCTCATCACGATACTAATGTATATAGGACGTATTGGTCCTTTAACCCTAATTTATGCGCTTTCTATGCGTAAACGAGAACCTAAAGTAACCTATGCAGAAGAAAAGATAGCCATCGGCTAAGGAGAAACGAAATGGCACGATATGCCGTAATTGGGCTTGGCAGATTTGGTATGACAGTAGCGAACATCCTCAGCGAAAGTGGGATGGATGTTATTGCAATAGACAAAGATCAGGAGTTGGTAGATGAAGTATCGGGAAGAGTTTCCTATGCTATATGCATGGATTCTACAGACGAAGCAGCTTTAAGATCGCAAAACTTAAATGAGGCAGATGCAGTTATAATCGGCATTGGCAGCAACATTCAAGAAAGCATCCTCACGGCGGCGATCTTGCGAAAAATTGGCGTAGGCATTATCTATGCCAAGGTAGAAAATCGATTGCATGGTCGCATCTTAGAGCTAATTGGCGTACAAAATATCTTGTTGCCAGAAGAGATTGTGGGCACACAATTAGCTAAGACTCTCATTTCAAAGAATGTCCGCGAATATATCAGTCTTTCAAGTGGTCATGTGGTAATGGAAATGCTAGCCCCCAGGGAATTTGTGGGAAAAGATTTGCAGGAATTGGCATTACCTACTTCTCGTGGCGTGAATATCATCGCCATCAAATACAATTCTCTTTCTGTAACAGAAGATGGTCGCAATGTAATAGAAAAGAAAATGAACGATATGCCTGGGGCAAACGACACCATAAATGAAGGAGATATCCTCATTATGATGGGTCCTAAGGGAAATGTGGACAAGCT
It contains:
- a CDS encoding TrkH family potassium uptake protein, whose amino-acid sequence is MSVNNSKGLLKHIEALAYLIAAWSFAVIFLESIVQELMNYHLLEFITAGANLLLLFLTIISRLICKDQSKQTVLLRIDIIMLLLGGLLMFYQAKFVIFFLLIRQTYFIMQYILFRAFEGKLYKILTDNPPVSLMLSFAFVILVGTILLMLPEASVNKEITPFIDALFTSTSATCVTGLIVRDTGSYFSLFGQLVILVLIQIGGLGIMTVSTAFALIMGRRLTLKLENVMHNVVGDNERLDVFQLLKNIVIVTAIIEAFGAVFLFLTFSKTMQASQALYSAIFHSISGFCNAGFSLFTDSLMGYVDNPLVNFTLTGLILLGGLGFAVMIDLYRYVFKLDRVRKLTLHSKIVLLVSSLLILVGFISVYVAEYNGLMNGFTVSKRMLSSWFQSVTARTAGFNTLDITRLSPASILVFLGLMFIGASPGSTGGGIKTTTFAVLLLSVTSMLRGRRELSMYNRKIAISNFREATSLIILSSGIIFLVVFGLFMVESFPFEKIIFEAISAFGTVGLSMGITDKLGAAGKLLITILMYIGRIGPLTLIYALSMRKREPKVTYAEEKIAIG
- a CDS encoding TrkA family potassium uptake protein, which gives rise to MARYAVIGLGRFGMTVANILSESGMDVIAIDKDQELVDEVSGRVSYAICMDSTDEAALRSQNLNEADAVIIGIGSNIQESILTAAILRKIGVGIIYAKVENRLHGRILELIGVQNILLPEEIVGTQLAKTLISKNVREYISLSSGHVVMEMLAPREFVGKDLQELALPTSRGVNIIAIKYNSLSVTEDGRNVIEKKMNDMPGANDTINEGDILIMMGPKGNVDKLIYETTIRKD